Below is a genomic region from Anoxybacillus flavithermus.
TAGACAGAGCAATCTTCTTTTTTCACAATGATCGTCTCACCTAAAATATCAGATAGCATTGGTGCAATAAGCTTTTCGCATTCGCCCCTTCCATCGCAATATGGAATGACCATCTCAATATCAACACTTCCTTTGTCTAAACTATAAATTTCAACATCGTTCACATCGACACCAAACTGTTGAAGGGCGTGCAAAATTTGTTCTTCTTGCACATAATAATTTTCACGCTCTTTTTGAATTTCTTTCGCAAAATCCTCCATCACTTGCGATACACCTAATAACTGTTCGGCCACAAGCCTTCTACTCTCTTTCATTTGCTGTTTTAGTTTTTTATTCGCTTTATAAAACGACACATCTTTCTCAATGATTTGAACAACTTTATTTGCTTTCACACAATGTTTATTCCATTCTCGCAACAATTTTGCATTTGTCATTTGATCATTTTCACTTGCCTCTTGCATAATTTTTTTCATGTAGTCATATGTTTTATCGAAGTGGTTAATCCAACATTGGTCTTTCTTAAAACACGTTTGGCACGTTTTGGCAGCTACATCACTTAAAAAGTAATCAATTTCACGTTCTTCCTCCTCTTCGTGCGTAAGTACACCGTAGGAAGAGAAGCTTTTCGACAATGCTTGAAACACATGAGAAAATTGTTCCACTCGCTGAGCGGTAACATCGCGAATTTTTCGAACATATTGTTGTTGCTCATTCGTATGTTCAATCGTTCCCGGCACATATTTCGCCATTTTACTCGTCAACGATTGTGGGGTCATCAAAAAAAGCAAAACCGCTAATAGCGACTCCACAATATTCGGGACAATGTCTGCGATCCCTTGACTATAAAGAGCAATTAACAATGTTGCAACGACAAGACCAAGAGAAACACCTAACTTCCTTCCTTCTTTCAATAGTCCTCCAAGCAACCCAGCAAAAGCAAGTAAGCTCATTTGATATAAATTTGAGACGCTCGCTAAACTTAAAATAAGCCCTGTGACAACACCGACCGTTGAACCAACGGTAGCCCCGGCTACAAAAGCAAACAACAATAATAAATAGCGCGATGCAACATGTTCTAACGAAAGATCATGAATCGACCAACCAACCATCCCTGTCAGCATGGAAGAAATAAGAATAACGAAAGAAATGACTTCTTCTGGTTTTAACGTTTGTTTATATTTTTGATGATCAAACAACGGCACGCTTTGTAAAAAAATGAGCGTTAAAATCGAGCCAAGTCCCGCTTCAATAAGCATCGTCATTCCCTCGTATATCGTCCATTCATGTCCCCATGTATAAATCATGCCTGTTTTCGCAAAAATAGAGGCAAAAAACACGACAACGGGCAATCTTTTTGGCAGAGCATCAATCCAGAAAAATAGACGATAAAAGATAAGAAACATCACGATCGAAGCAACGATAAATAAAGAAGTGTAAAAAGAAACGGTCAACGATCCTGCGAATAAAGCAATAAACACAAAACCTAACTTATCGCGTCGAAGTAAATAAATTGCTGCAAAAAAAGGCAAAGCAAACGGTGTCATTTTTGTTAAAATGAGAGCTCGTCCAAGCAAAAAACCGATAACTAGAAATAAAAACCCTTGTTGAAATAATAAATGACTGAATCGAACTGTAAACCGCTGAAGCCATTGTGTCACCGTTGTTTTTGTCCGACTTAAAGGTACTTCCGCCATTTGATTGACTAACTTCCGTTCCACTCTCTCCATGTTCATCCTCTCCCCTTTTCCATATATCAGCCTATTACTTCGTATTATACAGACTGAATTATCAAAATTTTGTCAAAAAAAGAAGATGAATCGCATAAATTTTTCGACGGAATATCACAAAAAACGGCTTATATAAACAAAAAAACACCAATTTCGTGACGAAATTGGTGTTTCTTATGACCCGTACGGGATTCGAACCCGTGTTACCGCCGTGAAAGGGCGGTGTCTTAACCACTTGACCAACGGGCCATCATGCAATTTGGTAGCGGCGGAGGGAATCGAACCCCCGACCTTACGGGTATGAACCGTACGCTCTAGCCAGCTGAGCTACGCCGCCACGCAACGACATTTACAATTCTACTACGTTTCTTCAGCAAAGTCAACAGCTTTTCGCTAAAATCCAAACGAAAAGCATCCATAAATAGAATGGATGCTTGTATGAACTGCCTCATGTCCCATTCGGCAGCAAGTTAACCACGTCGAGCACCACGACCTCCTCGTTTTGATTCGGTATGGCGTTTAAGGGATGCCAAACGATCTTCACTTTCTTTTAAGAAACGGCTAATTTTCTGCTCAAAGCTCTCTTTTGAAGCGCGATCGTTTCCTTTGTTGCGCGGACGTGAAGCTTGTTCCTTTGCCTTCTTGATCGATAAACCAATTTTTCCATCCTTCTCAACATTAATGACACGAACTTCGACAACATCTCCTACTTTGAGATGTTCATTAATGTCTTTTACGTAGCTGTCAGCCACTTCACTAATGTGCACTAAGCCTGTCGCGCCTTCTGGTAACTCAACAAACGCTCCGAATTTTGTAATGCCCGTTACTTTTCCCTGTAACTTGCTGCCTACTTCAATTGACATAAAAAAAGTGCTCCTCCTTAAAATCTGAAAAATCGTTTCTTTCATTATACATAATGAAAAAAACAAGTGTCAATAAGCCTTCTGCCTATCTTACTTACTCATCCGGAGTGATAAAAATAATTTCTCCCTCTTTCGACAAAAAATATTGTTTTCGAGCCAATTCGGCAATATATTGATCATCGTTTAATTTTTTAATTTCTTCTTTCAGCCTCTTTTCATCTTGTTGCAACGTGTGTAACTTTTCTTCTAACTGCTCTTTTGTTTTTATTTGTTCGTCAATCATAGAAGATTGTACCATCATCGTATATAAAAATAGCGAAGAAGCGGCTAACGCCATCGTTGCTACAATACTAAAACGAATCACCTTTTTTTTACGACGTTGCGTCTTTTTATATTCTTGTTTTTCTTGTTGAATGACATACGATGTTTGTATTTTTTTCACTTTACTTCTCTGTGGGGCGCTCATATTTTCACCGCTCCTTCTTCACTACCTTTTTTTTCTGAACATATTCGCTATTTTTGCAAGAAACCCTTTTCCGATATGAAAAATGCGACCAACCGCTGCTTGAAAACGAAGTGGGGTTTGGCGCCAAATGAAACGCCCAATCCATATAAATGGCTGCAATAAAAAACGTATAAACATATGGATTACTTTATATAAAATTTTACCAACTGACAAAACGAAATGGCAAGTAGTGATGAATAAAAAAACAAAAAAACGGTAAAGAAGTCGGAGCGGAAGTATGATAGTATAATAAAACATTCGGATGATTAGACGATATAACGTTACAAAGATGTCAATAATTTTTTGCAACAAACGAACGTACATACGTTGAAATAAAGCTTGATAGGCAGCATATCCGCATAAGATGGCCAAAAAAATATACAAACGAACTTGCCCGTTGTTAATAACTAATAATGTGTAAAAGACATATAGCGCTTGCGTGACCCAAAAAAGAATGTCTGCAACCCATACGATAAGTCGATGACGCTTGGAACGATTGGATATGTGTGCATATGTGTCAAAAGATGCCCCAATGATCATCCCGATGCCGATCATGGCAAGCAAAGTCGTAAATTGCACGTGCAAACTCATTTAAACAACTTGCTAAAGAACCCTTTAGCCTTCTCCGTGTGATGCTCGTCTAAATAAATGATTTCGAAAATTTTACCTTTAATCGAGACAATTCCCTTATCTACATCTAAATTTTTCATTTGTAAATTTTGTCCTTTCACAGACAAAAAACCCATAACCGTTTCCAGTAAAAATTCTTCATTATCAAAACTTTCTACTTGTTTTACACCGGTAATTTCTAACGTGCGCCGACTGCGCATAACAATGTCATGTTCTTGAATCGGACCTTTATTTCCAATGTTTTGTGTCATCAACGTCTCCCCCTCACAACGATCGTTTGTACAAGTGTATGAGGGGGGAAAATAGTTTAGAACAAGCTATTCCACTCGCTCTTCTTTTACAATTTCATATAACGCACTCGCATCTTCTTTTTTCGCATGTTCTTGTAATTCGACTACTTTCACCGTCACATGTTTTTGACCAAATTGAATCATAATTTCATCGCCTATTTTTACGGTTGAACTCGCTTTCGCTTGTTGGCCATTAATCCATACACGTCCTTGATCAGCCACTTCTTTTGCTAACGTTCTTCTTTTAATGAGCCGTGAAACTTTTAAAAACTTATCGAGTCGCATATTATAACCCCTCCCTTTTCGCTTCTTCCCATATTTCATCTAATTGCTCTAAAGAATACGCATGCCAAGCTTTCCCTTGTTGTTTTACTTTTTGTTCAATGTATTGAAAACGATGGTAAAATTTTTCGTTCGCCATGGCTAACGCCTCTTCAGGATTGACTTTATAATATCGGCATACGTTAGTAAGCGCAAATAGTAAATCTCCAAATTCTTCTTTTAGTTTTTGCTCATCCATACGATCGGCTTCTTGCTGTACCTCATTCATTTCTTCTTCAACTTTACGCCACATCGGCTCTACGTCCGACCAGTCAAATCCAACTTTTGCTGCTCTTTTTTGATATTCATATGCGCGCAGCGTACTCGGTAACGCTTTGGCAACATCGTCAAGTAATGAATGAAGTACGTCTTCTTTTTCCGCCTGCTTGATTGCTTCCCAGTTGCGTACAACCTGTTCCGCATGCTCAACATGAACGTCTCCGAATACATGAGGATGGCGCCGAATCATTTTTTCTGTAATGGCCCGAATGACATCGTCAATCGAAAACATTCCTTCATCTTCACCAATTTGAGCATGAAGCATAACTTGCAATAATACATCGCCAAGCTCTTCAATTATATTTTCATCATCTTGCCGATCAATCGCATCAAGAAGCTCATACGTCTCTTCAAGCAAATACTTTTTCAGCGACTCGTGCGTTTGTTTCCGATCCCAAGGGCAACCGTTAGGCCCACGCAACGTCGCAATCACACGGCGTAAAGTAGTAAAATCGTGATACAATAGCTCGTCATTTTCTACTTTTGGTACGTAAACGCTCGTTAAATTGCTCACTGTTATGACCCGATCTAGCTCATATAGCGGGACTTTTTCGATGCGTTGTTGTTTACTTCCTGCCGCATAAACAATAAAAATAGGATAATCGTGTGGTAATTTTTCCAATAAAGCTAGTTTCACATCGGATGCAATGAACGAGTCATATACTTGACAAAAAATAATATGATTTCGCAACTGAATTTCGTCTTGTTGAAACGAAGTAGCGTCAATCAATTGAAAACCTTCGATTGGATCGAGCTCAACGGCAGTAAATAACGCATCAAGAAAACTTTGTCCCCCTTCTACACGAACAGAAATGTGATCTTTTTTTTCGAGCAATAGCTTTACTGTACGCTCAGCGACAAGTGGATGGCCTGGAACAGCGTATACAACATCCCCTTTTTTCACTTCTTCACATAAATGTTCAACAATATGTTCGTATACTTGTTCAAATTGATCATATTTTTCGTATATGTCGTCAAACGATTGAATGTGTATCCCTTCTGCCTCTAATTGTGCGACAACAGGATGATCTTTCGTTCGTAAAAAGAGGCGATTCGCTTGTTTTAATGTACGGTACACACCAAAAGACAACTGATCGATGTCTCCTGCCCCAAGACCGACAATTGTAATTGTACCCATGACTATCCAGCCTTTCTTTGCTTTATTTTTATTAAATAACGTCCAAACGGAAAAGCCAACAAGTCGTTTTCCGCCAAAACCTCTTTTTTAACGATCATTATAATATAAACAAACGCCCCAATAAAAACACCAATAATCGCTTGAAGCGATGAAAACAGACGTCCATGATGAATTGGTAACTCGTTTGTCCATATGATATATCCAACTAAAATGATCGCCATCATCGCTGCGGCTTTTATCGTTTGAATAATTATAGAGAGCGAAAGCAAAGGACGAGACATTCGTTTTTGCACATAAAAAAAGGCGATGGCGCACATGACGACATAGGCAATGAGTGTCGCTACAGCTGCCCCTACTGTATGCCATAAAGGAACGAGCAACACATTCAACCCCCATTTTGCTATCATGCCGACACAAACGACGAAAAATGGACGAAATACATCCCCAAGCCCTTGCAAAATGGCGATGAACGTTAATGTTAAAGAAGTAAAAAGAATAGAAACGGCTAAAATCGTCAACTCCATCGCACCAACATGATCTTTAAACAACATGATATTGGCTTGTTTTAATATGCAAACTAAACCAACGACTGCCCCCATTCCAATGATAAACGCTACGCGAACAGCTGTATATATTTCGTTGCGTTCCGTTTGTTTGCGCGATAACATCGGCACAAGTGCTAATGAAAAAGAAGTAGCTACTACTGTCCCAAGCTGAATAAACGGTTGACCACGGTCATAAATTCCCTTTGCTGTTTTAGCTAGTTCATGCAATCCTGCTTGTTGTAATAAAGGGAGAATGGTAAATGAATCAACAAGTTGTATTAAAACAAGAAGCATGTTAGCTAAACAAATGGTTACGCCATGAATGGCTAAAAATAAAAGCACTTTTCTTTTTTCTTTTGTTGAAATCCATGGCTCGGTATGAACATTCGTCCGCTTTCGCAACATATATGCAACGAGTACTGCGAGGGCAGCAAAACTTCCCATAAGTGAACCTATCATCGCACCGGCTCCTGCCTCATAAACGGTAAATCCGCGATGAAGCAAAAAAGAAGAAAGAAATAAAATCGATCCGACACGTACAAGTTGTTCAACTACTTGCGAAACAGCGGTCGGATTCATCTCTCCTCCCCCTTGAAAATATCCGCGAGAAACAGAAGTAAACGGAAGAAGCAAAAAAGCAAACGAAACGGTGCGAATCAACAGAGCTAGTTGATGATCTCCCATGAGCGCCGCAAGTGACGAAGCGCCAAAATAAAGAACGGAAAACATGACGATACTAAGGCATGATAAAAAATAAAAAGAAAGCCGAACAACAGCAAACTTATATGTTGATTGTTTATTTTCAGCGATAAGTTTTGAAATCGCAACCGGATAGCCATACGTTGACAAAGCGAGAAAAATACCGTAAAAAGGATAAACTTGTTGATAAATATAAAATCCGACATCGCCTACAATATTTTGATACGGAATTCGGTAAAAAGCACTTAATATTTTTGTAAATAAGGCGGCGACCGTCAACACAAACGCACCGCGCAACCAGTCTTTTTTCTCCATACACTTCACCTTTTTTTACTATTACATACATCAAAAAAAAGGTAGCGAGATGCTACCTTTATTGTTCCATTTGTCGAGCAAGGAAGCTCGCCGCAGTTTCCGCTGCTTTATGTTCCACTTCGCCAAGCGTTTTATCTTTCGAGAAAATAATGACTGCCCCGATTGGATCTCCTCCAGCAATAATCGGTGCAATCACGTATGATTGCATATGTTCTTCATGACCTTGCGTGAATGATACATTTTTTTCTTCCGTATGCAAAATCGATTGCCGATCTTCCATCACCTTTTCAACAAGTTCGCTTACGCTCTTGTTTAAATACTCCTTTTTCGATCCGCCTGCTACTGCAATAAATACATCGCGATCACAAATGAGCACAGGTTGTCCTAAACTGTCGAAAAGAGCTTCAGCGTACTCTTTTGCAAAGTCACCTAATTCACTAATTGGCGAATACTTTTTTAAAATGACCTCACCATCGCGGTCAACAAATATTTCAAGTGGGTCCCCTTCGCGAATACGAAGTGTTCTGCGAATTTCCTTTGGAATTACTACTCGTCCTAAATCATCGATTCGTCGAACAATACCTGTTGCTTTCATCTATCGATGCCTCGCTTTCATCTAGTGATTAAAAATGGCACTGGTGAAACAGTTGAATAATTCACCATTGTTGTGATTAGTATCCGTCACAAACAAAGTTATATACACAAAGGAGGGGGATTTTTTTTAAAAAGTGAAAATCCCCCATCTTCATCATTGCCATTTACTTATAAACAATAAACATGAACAATCAATTATTTTTTAGCATATTTTAACCCTTTTAGCAACTCATAAATGATCATTAACCATTGTTGAGGCTTCATTCCTTTTATATGAACAACAATTTTGAAGCGATCTTCATCCATGCCGAAACCAACATCTCTGCCATACGGTTCACCGAGCTTAAACAATTTGCTAACATCAATTTGCTTTGTCGTTTCTTGTGAGAATAAAATGGTGACTTCTTGCTTCGTTTGCTTAATGGATTCAATGAGATGCTGTTTTGCATATATTTTCATTTCGGCAATTTGGAATAAATAAGCCACTTCGTCTGGATAATCACCGAAGCGATCCAACATTTCTTCTCGTAATTGCTCGAGTTCTTCTAACGAATCAAGTCCGCGGAATCGCTTATACATCTCAATTTTTTGTTGTTCATTGGCAATATAATGTTCAGGGATGTACGCATCGACTTCTAAATCAATTTCCACTTCAAACGGTTTTTCTTGTTTCGTTCCTCGTTTTTCTTCAATCGCTTCTTTCAACATTTGCGAATAAAGCTCAAAGCCGACGGAATCAATAAAACCGTGTTGTTGTGCCCCTAATAAGTTGCCAGCTCCTCGGATAGATAAATCGCGCATCGCAATTTTGAAGCCAGATCCAAGCTCGGTAAACTCTTTAATGGCTTGCAATCGTTTTTCTGCTATTTCATTTAGCACCTTATCTTTTCGGTACGTAAAATACGCATACGCAATACGATTGGAACGTCCTACGCGCCCGCGCAATTGATATAGTTGTGAAAGACCCATCTTATCCGCATCATAAACGATTAACGTATTCACATTTGGAATGTCAACACCTGTTTCGATGATCGTCGTACTCACTAGTACATCATATTGACCTTCTAAAAACGCAAGCATGACCGCTTCAAGTTCATGTTCGGACATTCTTCCGTGTGCATATGTCACGCGAGCATCAGGTACGAGCGCCGAAATTTCTTCTGCCTTTCGATCAATATCTTCAACGCGATTATAAAGAAAAAACACTTGTCCTCCGCGCGCCATTTCGCGTTCAATCGCCTCTCGCACAATGATTGGGCTGTATTCCATCACATACGTTTGTACAGGGAAACGATTTTCCGGAGGTGTTTCGATGACGGACAAATCGCGGACACCGATAAGCGACATATGTAACGTGCGCGGGATCGGTGTAGCGGTTAACGTTAATACATCGATATTTGTTTTTAGTTGTTTAATTTTTTCTTTATGAGCAACACCGAACCGTTGCTCCTCGTCAATAATTAATAAACCTAGATCTTTAAACGATACGTCTTTTGATAAAAGCCGATGTGTTCCAATAACCATATCAATTGTACCGTCTTTTAAGCCTTGGATTGTTTCGGTTTGTTGCTTTTTCGTGCGAAAACGACTCAATAAACCGACGTGAATCGGGTACCCTTGAAAACGTTCACGTACTGTTTCGTAATGTTGTTGCGCTAAAATCGTTGTCGGTACGAGAAAGGCAACTTGTTTTCCGTCCATGATCGCTTTAAAAGCCGCTCGCAACGCTACTTCTGTCTTTCCGTAACCAACATCCCCACATAGCAATCGATCCATCGGCCGTTCGCTTTCCATATCGCGTTTAATTTCACGAATGGAACGAAGCTGATCTTCCGTCTCTTGATATGGGAACGCCGCTTCAAATTCCCTTTGCATCTCGTTATCCGGTGAAAAAGCGTACCCTTTGCTCGCTTCTCGCTCTGCATATAATTTCATCAAGTCCTCGGCAATATCCTGAACAGAAGACTCTACTTTCTTCTTTACTTTCTTCCACTCTGTTCCACCTAATTTATAAATTTTCGGCTCTTTTCCTTCTGAACCGACATATTTTTGGACGAGATCCATTTGATCAACAGGAACGTATAACGTATCATTCCCTTGATATTGAATATGAATGTAATCTTTATGAACACCGTTAATTTCTAACGTTTCGATCCCTAAATATTTTCCGATTCCATGATTGACGTGGACGACATAGTCGCCGACTTTTAAATCTGTATAACTTTTAATCCGTTCCGCGTTCGACAATTTTTGGCGTCGCACAGGACGTTTCATTCGCTTTTTAAATAGCTCTTCTTCTGTAATGACGGCGAGTTTTTGCATCGGCAATTCAAAGCCTGCAACTAACCCAGACGGGACAATTTGACATTTCCCATGCAATAATGCATCATCTTTCCCGATTTGGATAGCATCAATCTCATAATCTTCTAACGTTTGTTTCAGTTTTTTCGCTCGCTCTTCATTTCCTGCTAACAAAACGACAGCATAATTCCCCTTTTGCCACCGCTCAACTTCTCCCTTTAACAACTGCATTTGACTGTAAAACACTTGCATTTGCTTACAAGATACATTAACAATGTTTTGAGGATGCGTGTATGGAATATGACGTAAAAATAAAGACAAGTAAATCGTTGATCTCATCCGTTTTTGCAATACTTCTGGAAACGAATGAGAAATCGAGACACTTTGCACAATCTTTCCTTCTTCTAATAAGTTTGTGTACCATTCTGCCTCTTCCTGTTCCAGTTTTTCTGCTACTTCTTGAATACGACTCATTTCATCGATGATGACGACACCGTGCTCTGGAATGTAATCTAGCAAACTTGCAGCAGAAGGATAGAAGAGCGAGAAATATTTGTACATTTCTTCGATTGATTTTCCGTTTTTCAACTGCTCCAATTCAAATGATACATGTTCATATAAACGATTTTTCGTTTTTTCATCATGAATATGTTGCAACGTATCATGAAGTTTTGCTTCTAGCTGTTGAATCGCTTCGTTTATATGTTGTTGTTCAACGATCAGTTCAGTTGCCGGTCCAATTAACACCTCATCTATCTCAGCCACCGAACGTTGATCATCGACTGAAAATGTCCGAATTGACTCGATCTCCACGTCGAATAGCTCAATACGATAAGGAAGCTCAGCTGTAAGCGGATAAATATCAATAATACCTCCTCGGACGCTAAATTCCCCCGGAGTTGAAACAACAGACACACGTTCATATCCCATCGCAACAAATTGTTTTAAACAATGTTCTACATCCATTTGCTCACCGACGCGAAAATGAAGTTGATAACGTTGCCATACATCTTTCGGTGGCAATAGTCGTCGAAGTGCAGCAATGGGAGCGATAACAATTCCTTTTTTCCGCTCACACCAATAGTTTAACACTTCTAATCGTTGTGCTCGCAATTCCGGACTAGCTACAGCTAATTCAGCTGCAATTAATTCATTGACAGGATAAAGAAACACTTCTTCCTCATCAATTAATTGAATGAGATCATCATATATTTTTTGCGCTTGAAATAAATTGTGCGTCACAATGCATAAAGGTCGCTCAGTATCCTCATATAGAGAAGAAATGAAAACAGAACGGGCAGAACCAGACAAACCGGTCACAAGCTGTTCCTTTAAACCATTGCGAACCCCTTCTGCAACCGATTGCATGTCCGCGTGATGAATAAAATATTGTCGTAATCCGCGCAAAAAAACCCCCCCTCTCCAAACATAAATACAAAAACGCTTTGGGTAACCCAAAGCCAATCATTGAATAAATTTTTCGTATTGGTGAAGATCAGGATTTCGATCTAACGCCTCCTGGCAATCTTCGCAAATCGCCTTGACGCAAATTTCCCCTGTCGGAAGATATTGAATCATATCTAACCTTTCTTCTTCTGTTAATCGATGAAACCCCAATTTTTCACTCTCTAACTCAAGTCCATCAATCGTCCCGATTTTTACGCCACAATGGCGACAATAGTAATGCAATGCCATATGTGTCCCTCCCAAATGGTTGTTGTAATCGAATACATTTTGAACCATTTAGTCGGGAATTATTCATTACTTATTAAATTCGTTCATCACTTGCGCAAATGAAATTTTCAACGATCGTTCGCACGCATCGGCCGCCTTTTGAATGGCTTGCTCGATTTGTATTTTCTCTTCCGCTGTCCATCGCCCTAATACGTAGTCACTCACTCTCATTCCATTTTTCGGCCGATCAATGCCGATGCGAATGCGTTTAAATTGCTCTGTTTTCAAATGATGAATAAGCGATTTCATTCCGTTATGACCGCCAGCGCTTCCCTTTGGACGCAAGCGGACCGTTCCGGTTGACAAATCTAGGTCGTCGTAAATGACAATGAGATCGTCGACATCAATATTATAATAGTCCATCAACGGTCGAACGCATTCACCCGATAAGTTCATATATGTAAGCGGTTTGCATAATATGACTTTTTCACCCGCAATCACACCGCTTGTAAATATGCCTTGGAACTTCGTTTGATTAAGCGAAAGTCCCCAGCGATGAGCGAGCTCGTCAATCACCATAAAGCCTACATTATGCCTCGTTTGTTCATATTCTTTTCCAGGATTCCCTAAACCAACAAACAACTTTACCATTTCCCTGCTCCTTCTCTCCATACCGCAAAAGACGTAACCAATGATGGCTACGTCCGTCACGGTGTTGTTTCGCGTCCTTCTTCCGATTCTGGTCTCCCCGGTTCTTGTTCTTCACCGCTATGAATTTCTTCTTCTTGTTTTGGTGGCAAAATCGAAGCGATCACTTCTGTTGGATCGTGATTGATTTCGTAAGCACCGTTTGTTTGAATATGTGAAACTGTAATGACATCGCCTACTTGCAAATTCGTTATGTCGACATCAATGGATGGAGGGATGTTTGACGGCAACACCCGAATGGACAACTGATGCATTGCTTGTTGCAATACGCCCCCATCTTTCACGCCAGCTGCTTCACCAACGAGATGAATCGGAACGTGGACATCGATTTCTGTTTTTGCATCAACAGCTAAAAAGTCAATATGAATAATATCATGGCGAATCGGGTGTTTTTGCATATCGCGAACGATGATACGAATATGATGGTCGTTCATCTTTGCGTCTAAAAGACCTGTGCCACCTGTAGCCCGCAACTGTTTTAAAAACTCAGCCGCATCAACAAAAACAGGTTGGCTATTCGTCGTTTTCCCGTACAACACAGCCGGGATGTGACCTTGTTTCCGCATTTGTTTGACGTAAGAACGTCGATGATCTGTACGCAATTGAAGTTGTAACAATGAAATCACCTTCCTATTTTAGCATCGCTCATAGCTTCCCCTAAAATAGGAAGGTCTAAACGTCATTAGTCAAACAACGCGCTAATCGACTGCTCTTCGTGTACGCGAATAATTGCTTCACCAATCAGAGGAGCAACAGATAGCTCGACAATTTTATTCGTTTTCTTTTCTTCAGGAATCGCAATTGTATTCGTGACAACAAGCTCTTTAATTTTCGAATTTTCAATTCGTTCAATCGCTGGACCTGATAAAACTGGGTGCGTACAACATGCATACACTTCTTTTGCCCCATGCTCAGCTAACGCATTTGCTGCTAAAGTGATTGTTCCAGCTGTATCAATAATATCGTCCACTAAAATCGTCGTTTTTCCTTGTACATTACCAATAATGTTCATCACTTCTGCTACATTTGGTTTCGGACGACGCTTGTCAATAATAGCGATCGGTGCTTTCAGACGATCTGCCATTTTCCGTGCACGCGTCACGCCACCATGATCTGGAGAAACGATGACAATAT
It encodes:
- a CDS encoding stage II sporulation protein E, whose translation is MERVERKLVNQMAEVPLSRTKTTVTQWLQRFTVRFSHLLFQQGFLFLVIGFLLGRALILTKMTPFALPFFAAIYLLRRDKLGFVFIALFAGSLTVSFYTSLFIVASIVMFLIFYRLFFWIDALPKRLPVVVFFASIFAKTGMIYTWGHEWTIYEGMTMLIEAGLGSILTLIFLQSVPLFDHQKYKQTLKPEEVISFVILISSMLTGMVGWSIHDLSLEHVASRYLLLLFAFVAGATVGSTVGVVTGLILSLASVSNLYQMSLLAFAGLLGGLLKEGRKLGVSLGLVVATLLIALYSQGIADIVPNIVESLLAVLLFLMTPQSLTSKMAKYVPGTIEHTNEQQQYVRKIRDVTAQRVEQFSHVFQALSKSFSSYGVLTHEEEEEREIDYFLSDVAAKTCQTCFKKDQCWINHFDKTYDYMKKIMQEASENDQMTNAKLLREWNKHCVKANKVVQIIEKDVSFYKANKKLKQQMKESRRLVAEQLLGVSQVMEDFAKEIQKERENYYVQEEQILHALQQFGVDVNDVEIYSLDKGSVDIEMVIPYCDGRGECEKLIAPMLSDILGETIIVKKEDCSVYPNGDCRVAFSSSKAFVIDTGVAYVAKGGGFISGDSYAMMEIGGGKYALAISDGMGNGERAHYESKETLKLLQKILQSGIEERIAIKSINSILALRTTEEIFSTLDLAIVDLQNATTKFLKVGSSPSFIKRGNNVMKIESSNLPIGIITGVEFEMIEEQLKAGDLLIMMSDGIFDGVSHIENHDVWMKRKIKELKTNDPQEVSELLLEEVIRVNGGEIEDDMTIVVARIKHNTPKWAVIPAYQYMK
- a CDS encoding RNA-binding protein S1, yielding MSIEVGSKLQGKVTGITKFGAFVELPEGATGLVHISEVADSYVKDINEHLKVGDVVEVRVINVEKDGKIGLSIKKAKEQASRPRNKGNDRASKESFEQKISRFLKESEDRLASLKRHTESKRGGRGARRG
- a CDS encoding septation inhibitor protein → MSAPQRSKVKKIQTSYVIQQEKQEYKKTQRRKKKVIRFSIVATMALAASSLFLYTMMVQSSMIDEQIKTKEQLEEKLHTLQQDEKRLKEEIKKLNDDQYIAELARKQYFLSKEGEIIFITPDE
- a CDS encoding spore cortex biosynthesis protein YabQ; this encodes MSLHVQFTTLLAMIGIGMIIGASFDTYAHISNRSKRHRLIVWVADILFWVTQALYVFYTLLVINNGQVRLYIFLAILCGYAAYQALFQRMYVRLLQKIIDIFVTLYRLIIRMFYYTIILPLRLLYRFFVFLFITTCHFVLSVGKILYKVIHMFIRFLLQPFIWIGRFIWRQTPLRFQAAVGRIFHIGKGFLAKIANMFRKKR
- a CDS encoding sporulation protein YabP, which translates into the protein MTQNIGNKGPIQEHDIVMRSRRTLEITGVKQVESFDNEEFLLETVMGFLSVKGQNLQMKNLDVDKGIVSIKGKIFEIIYLDEHHTEKAKGFFSKLFK
- a CDS encoding nucleoside triphosphate pyrophosphohydrolase; this translates as MGTITIVGLGAGDIDQLSFGVYRTLKQANRLFLRTKDHPVVAQLEAEGIHIQSFDDIYEKYDQFEQVYEHIVEHLCEEVKKGDVVYAVPGHPLVAERTVKLLLEKKDHISVRVEGGQSFLDALFTAVELDPIEGFQLIDATSFQQDEIQLRNHIIFCQVYDSFIASDVKLALLEKLPHDYPIFIVYAAGSKQQRIEKVPLYELDRVITVSNLTSVYVPKVENDELLYHDFTTLRRVIATLRGPNGCPWDRKQTHESLKKYLLEETYELLDAIDRQDDENIIEELGDVLLQVMLHAQIGEDEGMFSIDDVIRAITEKMIRRHPHVFGDVHVEHAEQVVRNWEAIKQAEKEDVLHSLLDDVAKALPSTLRAYEYQKRAAKVGFDWSDVEPMWRKVEEEMNEVQQEADRMDEQKLKEEFGDLLFALTNVCRYYKVNPEEALAMANEKFYHRFQYIEQKVKQQGKAWHAYSLEQLDEIWEEAKREGL